From a single Terriglobales bacterium genomic region:
- a CDS encoding ankyrin repeat domain-containing protein, protein MHRFLLLLGLGGALLVAGACAKQSSDSSLIQAVRSGSLDRIQLLLDSGADVNLPGPTGDGWEATPLQHAILARQSGAVRLLLERGADPNRAAGSNSPAPLLLAAGDTDPTFVKLLLAHGADPNVEGEDGVTPLARAVSAGTINGPDRPMFGGCRVETVRALLAHDPALHLKQNSAGKKAIWWAHFQRCGEVLKLIGE, encoded by the coding sequence ATGCATCGTTTCCTGCTCCTGCTTGGGCTCGGCGGAGCGCTGCTCGTGGCGGGCGCCTGCGCCAAGCAGTCCTCCGACTCCTCGCTGATCCAGGCTGTGCGGAGTGGTTCGCTCGACAGGATCCAACTTCTCCTCGATTCCGGCGCCGACGTAAACCTGCCCGGACCTACGGGAGACGGATGGGAGGCTACGCCGCTGCAGCATGCGATCCTGGCACGGCAGTCGGGCGCGGTTCGGCTTCTGCTGGAACGCGGCGCCGATCCGAATCGCGCTGCCGGCTCGAACTCTCCGGCGCCGCTACTGCTGGCGGCGGGCGACACCGATCCCACTTTCGTCAAGCTGCTGCTCGCACATGGAGCAGATCCCAACGTTGAAGGTGAAGATGGTGTGACGCCGCTGGCTCGTGCGGTCTCGGCGGGCACGATCAATGGACCGGACCGCCCGATGTTCGGGGGCTGCCGCGTCGAAACAGTTCGTGCGCTGCTCGCGCACGATCCCGCGCTTCACTTAAAGCAGAATTCCGCCGGAAAAAAAGCGATCTGGTGGGCGCACTTCCAGAGGTGTGGAGAGGTGCTGAAATTAATTGGCGAGTAA
- a CDS encoding oxygenase MpaB family protein, translating to MTQPEHSIPSAYTGLYAMRSTANSSHSGDVRFLWRTDRLAEAVVDDFARLPEQQWRAILEMALASGIEAVPQAPESMRRLFAQLEHTPEWIDVGRCNLGGATFLRCRLGFAALALLSLPLIYSWPAGNKPLALSGELVHRASQRLKDTTRYVFAVSQRDGLARFSQGFTMSVRVRLIHAQVRRLLLDSGAWQYEAWGAPINQWHMAGTNLMFSVGVLDGLSQLGYRFTRAEREALVHLWRYAGYLLGVDQELLASDESQGRTLLERMFNFEPMPDEDSRALVNALMHTSFEYVSNFKVGRLCSVKLCYGMSRTLIGETRASALGYPRTAWRWLIPIVHPATWLIETARIFSTRVQALATVAGPKAFRHLLSDRGLKGRTGDFPIPRRLAVRQQTDTPSVREQIHRGSE from the coding sequence ATGACGCAACCAGAGCACTCGATTCCATCCGCATACACCGGCCTGTATGCGATGCGCTCCACGGCCAACTCCAGCCACTCCGGAGACGTTAGGTTCCTGTGGCGCACCGATCGGCTGGCGGAAGCGGTAGTCGACGATTTTGCGCGCTTACCAGAACAGCAGTGGCGCGCGATCCTTGAGATGGCGCTTGCCTCAGGGATTGAAGCCGTGCCGCAGGCGCCCGAGTCGATGCGTCGGCTCTTTGCACAACTCGAACACACGCCGGAGTGGATCGATGTAGGGCGCTGCAACCTTGGCGGCGCGACGTTCCTGCGCTGCAGGCTTGGCTTTGCCGCGCTTGCCCTGCTCTCTCTGCCACTGATCTACAGCTGGCCAGCGGGCAACAAGCCACTCGCGTTGTCTGGAGAGCTGGTCCATCGCGCCTCGCAGCGGTTGAAGGACACAACCCGCTACGTTTTCGCGGTCTCTCAGCGCGACGGGCTGGCACGATTTTCCCAAGGATTCACCATGAGCGTTCGCGTTCGTCTCATCCATGCGCAAGTTCGACGCCTGCTGCTCGATTCCGGCGCGTGGCAATACGAAGCCTGGGGCGCGCCAATTAATCAATGGCATATGGCGGGAACAAATTTGATGTTTTCCGTTGGAGTACTCGATGGTTTGTCGCAGCTTGGCTATCGCTTCACGCGCGCAGAGCGTGAAGCACTGGTTCATTTGTGGCGATACGCCGGGTATCTACTCGGTGTAGACCAGGAGCTTCTCGCGAGCGATGAGTCGCAGGGGCGAACTTTACTCGAGCGGATGTTCAATTTCGAGCCAATGCCGGACGAAGACTCACGTGCGCTCGTGAATGCGCTGATGCACACCTCATTCGAATACGTGTCCAACTTCAAAGTTGGACGACTGTGCAGCGTAAAGCTGTGTTACGGGATGTCGCGCACGCTGATTGGCGAAACACGGGCATCAGCGCTCGGGTATCCCCGGACCGCCTGGCGCTGGCTGATACCGATCGTGCATCCTGCCACATGGTTGATCGAAACGGCTCGAATCTTCAGCACTCGCGTACAAGCATTGGCAACAGTTGCCGGACCCAAGGCGTTTCGTCATCTGCTCAGCGATCGCGGACTGAAAGGAAGGACCGGCGATTTTCCCATACCGCGACGCCTCGCTGTCCGCCAGCAAACTGACACTCCATCTGTTCGCGAGCAGATTCACAGAGGATCGGAATGA
- a CDS encoding PAS domain S-box protein, translating into MSSSGVHKQRKKDSTGKVAGKRPNATASPPNVVKELERSLRESEQRFKVITEAMPVMVWMSGTDKLCNYFNRSWLDFVGRTLEQEYGNGWTENVHPDDFDRCLQIYVSSFDARQPFEMHYRLRHHTGEFRWILDHGVPRFAPDGTFEGYLGGCLDIHEQKEAAEKIKAAFLVSQRLAAIVESSNDAIVSKDLNGIVTSWNPAAERIFGYRPEEMVGHSIRTVIPPELQEDEDRILAYIGRGERIEHFQTVRLTKSGKRIDVSLTISPVKDNTGRIVGAAKIARDITEQKKAEHALRTSEKLASVGKLAATVAHEINNPLEAVTNLVYLAKDRAVRDDVREFLADAERELDRISHMTKQTLGFYRDTTTPSTVSIGELLNPLIAVFGSRSRNKGVEICPEILDDSHIYAVPGEIRQLLANLLSNSMDAVPAGGKIRIRVSGHSDHPVEPLTGVRITIADSGPGIPAEDRQRLFEPFFTTKKDVGTGLGLWVCKNIVDKNHGSIRVRSSTVPGRSWTVFSVFLPSLPAEAPALKQAV; encoded by the coding sequence GTGAGTTCTTCCGGCGTACACAAACAAAGGAAAAAGGACTCGACTGGCAAGGTTGCCGGCAAGAGGCCGAATGCTACGGCGTCGCCACCAAATGTGGTCAAGGAGCTTGAGCGGAGTCTCCGCGAGAGCGAGCAGCGCTTCAAAGTGATTACCGAGGCCATGCCCGTCATGGTCTGGATGTCCGGAACAGACAAGCTCTGCAACTACTTCAATAGAAGCTGGCTTGATTTCGTCGGTCGTACTCTAGAGCAGGAATACGGGAACGGCTGGACGGAGAACGTCCACCCAGACGATTTCGACCGATGCCTGCAGATCTACGTCAGCTCCTTCGATGCGCGTCAGCCATTTGAAATGCACTACCGGCTGCGGCATCACACCGGCGAATTCCGCTGGATTCTCGATCATGGCGTTCCTCGATTCGCGCCGGATGGGACCTTCGAGGGCTATCTGGGCGGATGTCTTGACATCCACGAGCAAAAGGAAGCGGCGGAAAAGATTAAAGCTGCTTTTCTCGTTTCGCAACGGCTGGCTGCGATCGTCGAGTCCTCAAACGACGCCATCGTGAGCAAAGACTTGAACGGCATCGTAACCAGTTGGAATCCAGCCGCAGAGAGGATTTTCGGCTATAGGCCCGAAGAGATGGTCGGGCATTCCATTCGTACGGTGATTCCCCCCGAGCTGCAAGAGGACGAAGACCGCATCCTCGCGTATATCGGACGGGGAGAACGGATCGAGCATTTCCAGACCGTACGGCTAACCAAGAGCGGCAAACGCATCGACGTTTCTCTCACCATCTCGCCGGTGAAAGACAACACAGGCCGCATCGTGGGAGCTGCGAAAATCGCCCGCGACATTACAGAACAGAAGAAGGCTGAGCACGCGTTACGAACTAGCGAGAAACTAGCGTCTGTTGGAAAGCTGGCTGCGACTGTGGCTCACGAAATTAACAATCCCCTGGAAGCTGTCACCAACCTTGTCTATCTGGCCAAAGACCGGGCAGTGCGCGACGATGTGCGCGAATTTCTTGCTGATGCGGAACGAGAGCTCGACCGCATCTCGCATATGACCAAGCAGACACTCGGCTTTTATCGCGACACCACGACGCCGAGCACTGTAAGCATCGGCGAGTTGCTGAATCCGCTCATCGCGGTCTTTGGATCTCGAAGCCGCAACAAGGGAGTTGAAATTTGTCCGGAAATTCTCGACGATTCCCATATCTACGCCGTTCCGGGTGAAATCCGCCAGCTCCTTGCAAACCTTCTAAGCAACAGTATGGACGCGGTACCGGCCGGGGGAAAGATTCGCATTCGAGTCTCCGGCCACAGCGATCATCCGGTCGAGCCCTTGACTGGAGTGCGGATCACCATCGCAGATTCCGGTCCAGGGATTCCCGCAGAAGATCGACAAAGGCTTTTCGAACCTTTCTTCACAACGAAGAAGGATGTTGGCACCGGTTTGGGCCTGTGGGTTTGCAAGAACATCGTGGACAAAAATCATGGATCGATTCGCGTGAGGAGCAGCACGGTACCCGGCAGGAGCTGGACCGTCTTTTCTGTGTTTCTGCCCTCGCTACCCGCCGAAGCTCCGGCGCTCAAACAGGCAGTCTGA
- a CDS encoding FAD-dependent oxidoreductase produces MSELTHVVCLGGGWVAIHLARALRPAIRRGKVNLTVISRDNYSTVHGLIAEMLTCKIHPLQINASVREVIAPAVLHNAEIESIDVATRQVRTRRLLDGRVHTLSYDHLVVGVGSVEDFSRYAGIAEHTFPLKTFADAYRLRNHLLTVLEMAAIESDPEERRRLLTFVIAGGNYAGVEVATDLADYFRRLTRRRYRELRTTEFRVVLLEHGARILPELGKRYPKLVSYAEKRVAGLGVEVHLNTGLDAATTEGAVTSADKRISTHTIITCTGMKSSPLLEQFPFRRDQRGRLVTDEFCRVPEADNIWAGGDCAAVPHPDGGSCPPLAHYAQKAGENIGTNILRVLASKPLKKYSFNGLGEACTLGHRCAIAHMKGLQAHGYFAWVGWRFIVLTMFVPSWTRRVRLMSDWWWTLILGRDVVNPRIVERGTVGHLLYEAGQIIVAVGDTRPYHYLVESGDVEIISENKTRLGSVPQGGYLGHTTRPSVDCCIRAASRVRLLVLDDDAAKALSLVRPDIAMLLKEGAGAATACK; encoded by the coding sequence ATGAGCGAATTAACTCACGTCGTCTGTCTCGGTGGTGGATGGGTAGCGATTCATCTCGCCCGCGCGCTGCGACCTGCCATTCGTCGGGGCAAGGTCAATCTCACCGTGATCAGCCGCGACAACTATTCCACCGTGCATGGCCTGATCGCGGAGATGCTCACCTGCAAGATCCATCCGCTGCAAATCAACGCGTCGGTCCGAGAGGTTATTGCTCCGGCTGTCCTTCACAATGCAGAAATCGAGAGCATAGACGTTGCGACGCGGCAGGTGCGCACACGGCGGCTGCTCGACGGGCGGGTTCATACATTGTCATACGATCACCTCGTGGTCGGCGTCGGTTCAGTGGAAGACTTCTCGCGCTATGCAGGCATCGCCGAACATACCTTTCCGCTTAAGACCTTCGCTGATGCTTATCGGCTGCGCAATCACCTCCTGACGGTGCTTGAGATGGCAGCTATCGAGTCCGATCCGGAAGAACGGCGGCGGCTGTTGACGTTTGTGATCGCCGGAGGAAACTATGCGGGAGTTGAAGTCGCAACCGATCTCGCCGACTACTTCCGCAGGCTCACCCGCAGACGTTATCGCGAGTTGCGGACCACAGAATTTCGCGTGGTGTTATTGGAACACGGAGCGCGCATCCTTCCCGAATTGGGCAAGCGCTATCCCAAGCTCGTGAGCTACGCGGAGAAGCGTGTGGCGGGGCTCGGCGTCGAGGTTCACCTCAACACCGGACTTGATGCCGCGACAACTGAAGGAGCGGTCACCAGCGCCGACAAGCGCATATCCACACATACCATCATCACCTGCACGGGGATGAAGTCGTCGCCTTTGCTCGAACAATTCCCGTTCCGGCGGGATCAGCGCGGACGGCTTGTCACCGATGAATTCTGTCGTGTGCCGGAGGCAGACAACATTTGGGCGGGCGGCGATTGCGCGGCGGTTCCCCACCCGGACGGTGGCTCGTGCCCTCCGCTGGCGCACTACGCGCAAAAGGCCGGCGAGAACATCGGCACAAACATCCTTCGCGTGCTCGCGAGCAAGCCGTTAAAAAAATATTCATTCAATGGACTGGGAGAGGCATGCACGCTCGGTCATCGTTGCGCCATCGCGCATATGAAAGGTCTCCAAGCGCACGGATATTTCGCCTGGGTCGGATGGCGCTTTATTGTGCTCACGATGTTCGTGCCGAGTTGGACGCGTCGCGTCCGACTCATGTCGGACTGGTGGTGGACATTGATCCTTGGTAGAGACGTGGTGAATCCCCGCATCGTGGAACGAGGAACTGTTGGCCATTTGCTGTATGAGGCAGGTCAGATCATTGTCGCCGTCGGCGACACTCGGCCGTATCACTACCTCGTTGAATCCGGAGATGTCGAAATCATTTCTGAAAACAAAACGCGGCTTGGCTCCGTGCCCCAGGGTGGCTATCTGGGTCACACCACTCGGCCAAGTGTCGATTGTTGTATTCGCGCAGCGAGCCGCGTGCGCCTCCTTGTCCTCGATGATGACGCCGCGAAAGCGCTCAGCTTGGTGCGGCCTGACATCGCCATGCTGCTCAAAGAAGGAGCGGGCGCTGCGACGGCCTGCAAATGA
- a CDS encoding alkaline phosphatase family protein — protein MKHSIFVLVACGFGILNGCRGLGSASSGGIAAVNHVVFMLQENRSFDTYFGQLNTYRGSQGLSTDVDGMPANAANPADDGTMVSAFKLNTLCIENLSPAWLESHGDYNRWNPTGPALMDGFVHTAQGIAKFEGSKDTAGRRAMGYYDSGDLPYYYFMATAFATSDRWFAPMPTNSAPNRIAGFAATTQGHAHEPTQELTTPTIFHRLSQSGISWKIYYTDNISGGAPADSLDNYWPSFARSHAGNIVPVSQYLTDVQNGTLPAFAFIEAGYFSGRDEHPGIGENIQAGQQYAASLINALMASPSWKDSVFILSFDEGGAAYDHVVPMNAVQPDGIAPRDLTATDPPGDFTRTGFRVPLIVVSPFTRKGYVSHTAADYTAVLKFVETRWNLPPLTKRDAAQMDMTEFFDFASPPWLTPPNPPAANVDSSRCYDSLP, from the coding sequence GTGAAGCATTCCATTTTCGTGCTTGTTGCCTGTGGATTTGGAATTTTGAATGGCTGCCGCGGTCTTGGCAGCGCATCCTCAGGCGGCATAGCGGCGGTGAATCACGTGGTCTTCATGCTGCAGGAGAATCGCTCCTTCGACACCTACTTCGGCCAGCTGAATACATATCGCGGTTCGCAGGGCCTTTCGACGGACGTTGACGGCATGCCGGCGAATGCTGCCAATCCTGCCGACGACGGCACGATGGTCTCCGCGTTCAAGCTGAATACTCTTTGCATCGAGAACCTCAGCCCGGCATGGCTCGAAAGTCATGGCGACTACAACCGCTGGAACCCCACTGGACCGGCGCTGATGGATGGCTTTGTTCACACTGCTCAGGGAATCGCGAAGTTCGAGGGTTCCAAGGACACAGCGGGCAGGCGCGCGATGGGCTATTACGACTCTGGTGATCTTCCTTACTACTATTTCATGGCGACAGCGTTCGCCACGTCTGATCGATGGTTCGCTCCGATGCCGACCAATAGTGCGCCCAACCGGATTGCCGGCTTTGCGGCGACTACGCAGGGCCATGCCCATGAACCTACCCAGGAGCTCACGACGCCGACTATTTTTCATCGGCTGTCCCAATCTGGGATTTCATGGAAGATTTACTACACGGATAACATCTCAGGCGGGGCTCCGGCAGATTCACTGGATAACTACTGGCCGTCATTCGCCAGGAGCCACGCTGGGAACATCGTTCCCGTGTCACAGTACCTGACCGATGTCCAAAACGGAACTCTGCCGGCCTTTGCGTTCATCGAAGCCGGATACTTCAGCGGACGCGATGAGCATCCTGGCATTGGCGAGAATATTCAGGCAGGACAGCAATATGCGGCGTCGCTGATCAACGCTCTCATGGCGAGTCCATCATGGAAGGATTCGGTCTTCATACTCAGCTTCGATGAAGGCGGCGCAGCGTACGATCATGTTGTCCCAATGAACGCCGTGCAGCCGGACGGGATTGCGCCGCGCGACCTCACGGCGACCGATCCTCCTGGCGACTTCACGCGTACTGGGTTTCGCGTGCCGCTGATCGTGGTCTCGCCATTTACGCGTAAAGGATACGTCTCGCACACGGCCGCCGATTACACCGCGGTATTGAAGTTCGTCGAAACGCGCTGGAACCTCCCCCCGCTTACCAAACGTGACGCCGCGCAGATGGACATGACCGAATTCTTCGATTTCGCCAGTCCACCATGGCTTACGCCACCAAACCCACCGGCTGCGAACGTCGATTCAAGCCGTTGTTACGACAGTCTGCCGTAA
- a CDS encoding class I SAM-dependent methyltransferase: protein MALYRKYVLPHLIDFAMRNKDASRLRAESIPLARGDVLEIGIGSGLNLPFYTSKVHRVYGVDPSVELQCMAAEKASHVGFHVTFLAQSAEQPFPLADSSVDTIVVTWSLCSIPNPVLALQQMKRVLKRDGQMIFVEHGRSLDASVVRWQDRITPVWKHFTGGCHLNRKIDDLIRAAGFRITKQRNMYLPGPRPMTYTYQGIAEL from the coding sequence GTGGCTCTCTACCGCAAATACGTTCTGCCGCACTTGATCGACTTCGCAATGAGGAATAAGGATGCGTCGCGTCTTCGGGCAGAGTCTATCCCGCTCGCGCGTGGAGACGTGCTCGAGATCGGCATCGGTTCAGGTTTGAATTTGCCGTTCTACACATCGAAGGTTCATCGCGTCTATGGAGTTGATCCATCGGTTGAGCTGCAGTGCATGGCAGCAGAGAAAGCATCGCATGTTGGGTTTCACGTCACATTCCTCGCTCAATCTGCCGAACAGCCGTTTCCACTCGCCGATTCGAGTGTCGACACAATCGTAGTGACATGGTCGCTGTGCTCGATTCCCAATCCGGTGCTGGCATTGCAGCAGATGAAGCGCGTGTTAAAGCGAGATGGTCAGATGATCTTCGTTGAGCATGGACGCTCGCTCGACGCAAGCGTTGTCCGATGGCAGGATCGCATCACGCCTGTGTGGAAGCACTTCACAGGCGGGTGTCACCTCAACCGCAAAATCGATGACTTAATCCGAGCTGCGGGGTTTCGCATTACGAAGCAACGGAACATGTATCTTCCCGGACCTCGTCCCATGACGTACACCTACCAAGGCATTGCAGAACTTTGA
- the galA gene encoding beta-galactosidase GalA, which yields MKTFSRRDVLKTSVLASAAATVHGIAPLTAAMETGPETLERFPEPPVLDTNAEAMKSAGRERLLLDFGWRFHFGHASDPDKDFGFTGNFQKTGNFVPAGTLAFDDSEWRELDLPHDWAIELPFQNDPALRSKGFYPLGKKYPATSVGWYRRVFELAPEDKGKRISVEFDGAYREAMVVCNNFYVGRHSGGYDPFSFDLSDFATPGGRNVLLVRVDATSSDGWFYEGAGIYRHVWLVKTNPVHVPQWGTFVKADVKPSEANLSILSEVNNDSDAAKNVRVVSTVLSPSGETVGRATSSAQSIPDREMRSFEQKINVKNPLLWSLERRNLYRLVTEVQAESGVVDRYETRFGIRTVGFDANKGFLLNGKVVKLKGTCNHQDHAGIGAALPDAVQYYRVRKLQEMGCNSLRTSHNPPTPELLDACDELGMLVFDETRMMSSNPEGLNQFGNLVRRDRNRASVFMWSMGNEEGQANTDKGLKILSAMKALAYQLDGSRPVSIAPIRAIGVGGLVVCDVMGYNYQDPQAEQYHEHNPTKPMMGTETVSAVGTRGIYVTDYSKGYVASYDPYTTTGRASAEGWWRFCDAQPWLSGGFVWTGFDYRGEPSPNGWPNISSQYGIIDTCGFPKDSFYYYKSWWKDEPVLHLFPHWNWTGMEGKRVAVWVYSNLDKVELLHNGQSLGTKEVKKDSHAAWVVPYAPGTIEARGYKGNAVAMTTRRETTGPAAKLVMSSDRKELSGDGEDVAMFAVEVRDAQDRVVPITNNEVTFKVSGAGKLIGVGNGDPTDQASDKGSSRKAFSGYCMAVVQSTKGEGNLSVEASSPGLSSATSSIPVKSVALRPQVSVWEREVPKGEGVTGSWRPEPPAEFSGPSLGDTLFSFKQEGSTLSGVVEGVGTNFFGGGDVPIPIANGSIDGSSLSFKAGNNTFSGTVKGERIELQRSTPLGFPPPVVEKRPDAPDIGPAPDGSDPSRGPVRPPSVIAVVLRRVQR from the coding sequence ATGAAAACGTTTTCACGCCGTGACGTTCTGAAGACCAGCGTGCTCGCCTCTGCGGCCGCGACAGTCCATGGCATCGCACCGCTTACCGCCGCCATGGAGACCGGACCAGAAACCCTAGAACGGTTCCCGGAGCCCCCGGTGCTAGATACGAATGCTGAGGCCATGAAGAGCGCTGGAAGGGAGCGGCTGCTTCTGGATTTTGGCTGGCGGTTCCATTTTGGGCATGCCAGCGATCCTGATAAGGACTTTGGCTTCACTGGCAATTTTCAAAAGACCGGCAACTTCGTTCCCGCGGGCACGCTGGCGTTCGACGACAGCGAGTGGCGCGAATTGGATCTGCCGCATGACTGGGCGATTGAGCTCCCGTTCCAAAATGATCCGGCGTTGCGGTCAAAGGGTTTCTATCCATTGGGTAAGAAGTACCCGGCTACGAGCGTCGGTTGGTATCGGCGTGTGTTCGAACTGGCTCCAGAAGACAAAGGCAAACGTATCAGCGTTGAGTTCGATGGGGCTTATCGCGAGGCAATGGTGGTCTGCAACAATTTCTACGTCGGTCGACACAGCGGAGGATACGATCCATTCAGCTTCGATCTCAGCGACTTCGCCACGCCCGGCGGGCGCAACGTGCTGCTGGTGCGCGTTGACGCTACATCCAGTGACGGATGGTTCTACGAAGGCGCGGGAATTTATCGCCACGTATGGCTGGTCAAAACCAATCCTGTTCACGTTCCCCAGTGGGGCACCTTCGTCAAAGCCGATGTGAAGCCCTCCGAGGCGAACCTGTCGATTCTTAGCGAGGTGAACAATGACAGCGATGCTGCAAAGAACGTGCGTGTGGTCTCCACAGTTCTGAGCCCGTCGGGAGAGACGGTGGGCCGTGCAACCAGTTCCGCGCAATCCATCCCAGATCGGGAGATGCGATCGTTCGAGCAAAAGATCAATGTCAAAAACCCGCTGCTGTGGTCGCTGGAAAGACGAAACCTGTACAGGCTTGTGACGGAAGTTCAGGCCGAGAGCGGTGTGGTCGATCGCTATGAGACCCGTTTCGGGATAAGAACCGTGGGGTTCGACGCCAACAAAGGCTTTCTGCTTAACGGAAAAGTCGTCAAGCTGAAAGGCACATGCAACCACCAGGATCATGCCGGCATAGGAGCTGCTTTGCCGGATGCAGTGCAGTACTATCGCGTGCGCAAGCTGCAGGAGATGGGCTGCAATTCGCTGCGAACCTCACATAATCCACCTACGCCCGAACTGCTCGATGCCTGCGATGAACTTGGCATGCTGGTCTTTGATGAGACCCGCATGATGTCGTCGAATCCCGAGGGTCTGAACCAGTTTGGAAATCTTGTACGCCGCGATCGCAATCGCGCGTCCGTCTTCATGTGGTCGATGGGCAACGAAGAGGGGCAGGCGAATACAGATAAAGGACTGAAGATTCTCAGCGCAATGAAGGCGCTGGCTTACCAACTCGATGGCTCGCGACCGGTGTCGATCGCCCCCATCCGCGCGATTGGAGTTGGCGGGCTCGTCGTATGCGACGTCATGGGCTACAACTATCAGGACCCGCAGGCCGAGCAATACCACGAACACAATCCCACAAAACCAATGATGGGCACCGAGACGGTGAGCGCCGTTGGTACACGGGGAATCTACGTAACTGACTACTCAAAAGGATATGTAGCTTCCTACGATCCCTACACGACTACCGGACGCGCTTCGGCGGAAGGGTGGTGGCGCTTTTGCGATGCGCAGCCATGGCTTTCGGGCGGATTTGTTTGGACCGGGTTTGATTATCGCGGCGAACCTTCTCCCAACGGTTGGCCTAACATCAGCTCGCAATACGGAATCATCGACACCTGTGGTTTCCCAAAGGATTCGTTCTACTACTACAAATCGTGGTGGAAAGACGAGCCAGTGCTTCACCTCTTCCCACATTGGAACTGGACCGGCATGGAAGGCAAGCGCGTGGCCGTGTGGGTCTATTCCAATCTGGATAAAGTGGAATTGCTGCACAACGGGCAGAGCCTCGGAACCAAGGAAGTCAAGAAAGATTCGCATGCTGCCTGGGTGGTGCCGTATGCGCCCGGAACCATCGAGGCGCGCGGCTACAAAGGCAATGCGGTGGCCATGACGACCAGGCGCGAGACCACCGGGCCAGCAGCCAAGCTGGTGATGTCGTCGGACCGGAAGGAGCTCTCGGGCGATGGTGAGGACGTCGCGATGTTCGCCGTCGAAGTGCGCGACGCTCAGGATCGCGTTGTGCCAATTACGAACAACGAGGTCACGTTCAAGGTATCGGGTGCAGGAAAATTGATCGGCGTAGGCAACGGCGATCCCACAGATCAAGCCTCCGACAAGGGAAGCTCACGAAAGGCTTTTTCGGGATACTGCATGGCCGTGGTGCAATCCACGAAGGGCGAGGGAAATCTCAGTGTAGAGGCGAGTTCGCCCGGGCTGAGTTCCGCAACTAGCTCGATTCCGGTAAAGTCAGTAGCGCTGCGCCCGCAAGTGTCTGTGTGGGAGCGCGAAGTTCCAAAAGGGGAAGGTGTTACGGGCTCATGGAGACCGGAGCCGCCTGCGGAATTTTCCGGGCCTTCCCTGGGAGATACACTTTTCTCGTTTAAGCAGGAAGGAAGCACTCTGAGCGGCGTCGTGGAAGGCGTTGGCACGAACTTCTTCGGAGGCGGTGATGTCCCTATTCCAATCGCGAATGGGAGCATCGATGGCAGCAGCTTGAGTTTCAAAGCGGGAAACAACACCTTCAGCGGCACTGTCAAGGGCGAGCGAATCGAGCTGCAGCGTTCGACTCCTCTTGGATTTCCGCCGCCGGTGGTGGAGAAGCGACCCGACGCACCGGACATCGGTCCTGCGCCGGATGGCTCAGATCCGTCACGGGGACCGGTGCGTCCACCGTCGGTGATCGCCGTCGTGCTCAGGAGAGTGCAGCGCTAA